The following are encoded in a window of Ferrimicrobium acidiphilum DSM 19497 genomic DNA:
- a CDS encoding 4Fe-4S binding protein produces MITITNACTGCGACIATCPTHALRPHTGTPAWLASRCGEHRDCVEICPVGAIRWSPIPVHQPGLGAH; encoded by the coding sequence ATGATTACGATCACTAACGCCTGCACCGGCTGTGGTGCATGCATCGCCACCTGCCCAACACACGCGCTCAGACCTCATACCGGCACCCCGGCTTGGTTGGCCTCACGTTGCGGCGAGCACCGCGACTGCGTAGAGATCTGCCCAGTCGGCGCTATCAGATGGAGTCCTATTCCCGTCCACCAGCCAGGTCTAGGTGCACATTGA